The Iamia majanohamensis genome window below encodes:
- a CDS encoding acyl-CoA dehydrogenase family protein encodes MYVEARAWFDANWDSKMPLREWWRRLADSGWGFPSWPEGIYGRGLSGDGARRVADARRDARVAPPPAGIAQNLAAPSIIAHGTEEQRRRFLPGIVAGDIWCQLFSEPGAGSDLASLQTRAERDGDEWVVNGQKVWTSGAHIARCGILVARTDASVPKHAGLTYFVIEMEQPGIEIRPIREMTGRAIFNEVFLTDARVPAANQIGAQGEGWSVALTTLANERTMLGAGSFGSSGSSASIREIEPDAPAGRLVRDDERPAGRTGSGAADLLRSVLEHYGNAADPIARQEYARIHSLIEIARYTDLRARAAVERGGRPGPEVSIGKLAASQLLQTMRETLFRLCGAHATLWGDDAPFGGRVHEVGLSSYLISIGGGTDQIQRNIIGERVLGLPREPRPDKDVAFRDLKVGTQVTDR; translated from the coding sequence GTGTACGTCGAGGCCCGAGCCTGGTTCGATGCCAACTGGGACTCGAAGATGCCGCTGCGCGAGTGGTGGCGGCGGCTGGCTGATAGCGGGTGGGGGTTCCCATCCTGGCCGGAGGGGATCTACGGTCGCGGCCTCTCCGGCGACGGCGCCCGGCGGGTCGCGGACGCACGACGCGACGCCCGTGTGGCTCCCCCACCTGCTGGCATCGCTCAGAACCTCGCGGCGCCGAGCATCATCGCCCACGGCACCGAGGAGCAGCGACGCCGGTTCTTGCCGGGAATCGTCGCCGGTGACATCTGGTGCCAGCTGTTCTCGGAACCCGGCGCCGGCTCTGACCTGGCATCCCTGCAGACCCGTGCCGAGCGTGACGGTGACGAGTGGGTGGTGAACGGCCAAAAGGTGTGGACATCGGGTGCCCACATCGCCCGTTGCGGGATCTTGGTGGCCCGCACCGACGCATCGGTGCCCAAGCACGCGGGCCTCACCTACTTCGTGATCGAGATGGAGCAGCCCGGCATCGAGATCCGGCCGATCCGGGAGATGACCGGCCGGGCCATCTTCAACGAGGTGTTCCTCACCGATGCTCGAGTGCCTGCGGCGAACCAGATCGGTGCACAGGGCGAGGGTTGGTCGGTTGCCCTCACCACCCTGGCCAACGAGCGGACGATGCTCGGCGCCGGGTCCTTCGGCAGCTCGGGCTCGAGTGCCTCCATCCGAGAGATCGAGCCCGATGCACCGGCCGGTCGGCTGGTGCGTGACGACGAGCGTCCCGCGGGGCGCACGGGCTCGGGCGCAGCCGACCTGTTGCGGTCCGTGCTCGAACACTACGGCAATGCGGCCGATCCGATCGCCCGCCAGGAGTACGCCCGCATCCACAGCCTGATAGAGATCGCCCGCTACACGGACCTGCGAGCAAGGGCTGCCGTCGAGCGGGGCGGCAGGCCGGGGCCTGAGGTGTCGATCGGCAAGCTCGCCGCCTCGCAGCTGCTCCAGACGATGCGGGAGACGCTGTTCCGCCTCTGCGGCGCCCATGCGACCCTCTGGGGCGACGATGCACCATTCGGCGGACGGGTCCACGAGGTCGGGCTGTCGAGCTACCTCATCTCCATCGGGGGCGGAACCGACCAGATCCAGCGGAACATCATCGGCGAGCGGGTGCTTGGCCTGCCCCGCGAGCCGCGCCCGGACAAGGACGTGGCGTTCCGTGACCTGAAGGTCGGGACCCAAGTCACCGATCGCTGA
- a CDS encoding TetR/AcrR family transcriptional regulator, with product MDDARNRLVDAAEACFTRFGVAKTTLEDIATEAGVSRATVYRYFEGGRDEIILGVVLREGREFLASLDRRVQREQTLEDAIVEGVMYTVAAVRKNDHLALLFAPEVAGHTTSIAGASTALYELTQDFLRPIFEQAGTSGQLRDGIYSEDAAEFVLRMILSLLSVAGPRKRSQAKEREFLRRYCAGAIVRS from the coding sequence GTGGACGATGCTCGCAACCGCCTTGTCGACGCGGCAGAGGCCTGCTTCACCCGGTTCGGTGTGGCCAAGACCACCCTCGAGGACATCGCGACCGAGGCCGGGGTGTCACGAGCCACCGTCTATCGATACTTCGAGGGCGGCCGCGACGAGATCATCCTCGGCGTCGTGCTTCGGGAGGGACGGGAGTTCCTTGCATCGCTCGACCGGCGCGTCCAGCGGGAGCAGACGCTCGAAGACGCCATCGTCGAGGGCGTGATGTACACCGTTGCAGCGGTCCGGAAGAACGACCACCTCGCTCTGCTGTTCGCGCCGGAGGTCGCTGGGCACACCACGAGCATCGCCGGAGCGTCCACTGCCTTGTACGAGCTGACCCAGGACTTCCTGCGGCCCATCTTCGAGCAGGCCGGCACCTCCGGCCAGCTGCGCGATGGCATCTACTCAGAAGATGCCGCCGAGTTCGTCCTCCGGATGATCTTGTCCCTGCTCTCGGTTGCTGGTCCACGCAAGCGCTCGCAGGCCAAGGAGCGGGAGTTTCTGCGCCGGTACTGCGCCGGGGCGATCGTGCGGAGCTGA
- a CDS encoding PaaI family thioesterase: MTDLEDRYDPAIADAMLKAGNGAAGGLPDHLGIQHVRFEPGRLYCTATIDPSLLTPFGNAHGGVTAAIVDHVTGVVVYPLMERGQWAATTEIKVNYLAPLKAETVEAEASVLAMTRRSAVVRCEIYRRDAGRRVLAAAQATLTIVDPR; encoded by the coding sequence ATGACTGATCTCGAAGACCGGTACGACCCGGCAATCGCCGATGCGATGCTCAAGGCGGGCAACGGTGCCGCTGGCGGTCTCCCCGACCACCTCGGGATCCAACACGTGCGGTTCGAGCCCGGCCGCCTCTATTGCACGGCCACGATCGACCCGTCGCTGCTCACCCCCTTCGGGAACGCCCACGGGGGCGTGACGGCGGCGATCGTCGACCACGTGACCGGGGTTGTGGTCTATCCCCTGATGGAGCGGGGCCAGTGGGCTGCGACGACCGAGATCAAGGTGAACTACCTGGCGCCGCTCAAAGCGGAGACAGTCGAGGCCGAGGCGTCCGTCCTCGCCATGACGAGGCGGTCAGCGGTGGTGCGCTGCGAGATCTACCGCCGGGACGCGGGTCGCAGGGTGCTCGCCGCTGCGCAGGCAACGCTGACCATCGTCGACCCGCGCTGA
- a CDS encoding thiolase family protein, whose product MSSKLSRRVFVVGVGMHPFGNEGVPASDMGYIAGTAALDDAGIDFPEVGALYNGHLGGGITAGVHIAKDLGLTGLPVTHVENASATGSSAFGEAVHAVAGGRVDVAMALGFDDMNRMAGLGRGGRRSLGAEDVMLPAAFFAMWATRRMHEVGTTVETFAAIAAKNWNHARENPMAQRRADHEMTVGEVLASTMISYPHTSKMACAAGGGGAAAIVATERVARRLGGPMIEVVASQQRSETYTDGHVFLGAVIGPAQMTRDTASDAYEQAGLGPRDLDLVQVHDAFPIEELVYYELLGICADGEGDGLVATGQTSLGGGIPFSTDGGLTARGHPGGPTGLAQIHETVLQLRGAAGPRQVGGARTGLCHMAGAGSVCVVHILQRT is encoded by the coding sequence TTGAGCTCGAAGCTGAGCCGCCGTGTGTTCGTGGTCGGGGTGGGCATGCACCCCTTCGGCAACGAGGGCGTGCCGGCCAGCGACATGGGCTACATCGCCGGGACCGCTGCGCTCGACGACGCCGGCATCGACTTCCCAGAAGTCGGCGCCCTCTACAACGGCCACCTCGGCGGGGGGATCACCGCCGGCGTCCACATAGCCAAGGACCTCGGCCTCACGGGCCTGCCTGTCACCCACGTGGAGAACGCCTCCGCCACCGGGTCGTCGGCCTTCGGCGAGGCGGTCCACGCAGTGGCCGGCGGCCGGGTCGATGTCGCGATGGCGTTGGGGTTCGATGACATGAACCGCATGGCTGGCCTGGGTCGCGGCGGCAGGCGCAGCCTGGGAGCCGAGGACGTCATGCTCCCCGCTGCCTTCTTCGCCATGTGGGCGACTCGGCGGATGCACGAAGTCGGCACGACCGTGGAGACGTTCGCGGCCATCGCTGCAAAGAACTGGAACCACGCCCGGGAGAACCCGATGGCCCAGCGCCGGGCCGATCACGAGATGACCGTCGGGGAGGTGCTCGCCTCGACCATGATCTCGTACCCCCACACGTCCAAGATGGCCTGCGCGGCAGGCGGCGGTGGCGCCGCCGCGATCGTCGCCACCGAGAGGGTGGCCCGCCGGCTCGGCGGACCGATGATCGAAGTGGTTGCGTCCCAGCAACGCTCGGAGACGTACACCGATGGGCATGTGTTCCTGGGGGCGGTCATCGGGCCCGCGCAGATGACTCGCGACACCGCCTCTGACGCCTACGAGCAGGCCGGGCTCGGACCTCGCGACCTGGACCTGGTGCAGGTCCATGACGCGTTCCCCATCGAGGAGCTCGTCTACTACGAGCTGCTCGGGATCTGCGCCGATGGCGAGGGGGACGGGCTCGTCGCCACCGGTCAGACAAGCCTCGGTGGCGGGATCCCGTTCAGCACCGACGGCGGCCTCACCGCCCGCGGCCACCCGGGCGGCCCGACCGGGCTCGCCCAGATCCACGAGACCGTGCTGCAGCTCCGGGGGGCCGCTGGCCCGCGCCAGGTCGGGGGAGCCCGGACCGGCCTGTGCCACATGGCTGGTGCGGGCTCCGTGTGCGTCGTTCACATCCTCCAGCGCACCTGA
- a CDS encoding Zn-ribbon domain-containing OB-fold protein yields MLATDPHLFRLPADGEDRPRLLGSYAPESALYFWPRRKRCPVTRTPVDDVELGPVGTLYAWTFLHVPRMGTVSFGESGGYAVGQVDLPEGVRVQAPLVGSQLDWRIGDEMALTLFPVGTDDEGRELVTFRFEVVR; encoded by the coding sequence ATGCTCGCCACCGACCCGCACCTGTTCCGACTCCCGGCTGACGGGGAAGACCGCCCGCGGTTGCTCGGCTCCTACGCTCCCGAGTCGGCGCTCTACTTCTGGCCTCGTCGCAAGCGCTGCCCGGTCACACGGACACCCGTCGACGACGTCGAGCTCGGCCCGGTGGGCACCCTGTACGCCTGGACGTTCCTCCATGTCCCTCGCATGGGCACGGTGTCCTTCGGTGAGAGCGGTGGGTACGCGGTTGGCCAGGTCGACCTCCCGGAGGGTGTGCGGGTCCAGGCGCCACTCGTGGGCTCTCAGCTGGACTGGCGCATCGGCGATGAGATGGCGCTCACCCTGTTCCCCGTTGGCACCGACGACGAGGGGCGCGAGCTCGTCACCTTCCGGTTCGAGGTCGTGCGTTGA
- a CDS encoding acyl-CoA dehydrogenase family protein: MKTVSPSDVRQEAETWFRENWDPEIPLGHWWERLAESGWGFPTWPERWFGRGLGSDQAKAVDAARSAVGAVGPPSGIGVMMAGPTIIDHGTEQQSQQFLPNMVTGKDVWCQLFSEPGTGSDLAGLQARAERDGDEWVVNGQKVWTSGAQFSKWGILIARTSVDVPKHEGITFFVIDMDQPGIEVRPLREMTGGTTFNEVFMTDARVPHSNVIGEPNRGWGVAVTTLAHERSSLGASGMASAAGGVMIGRNDLDRPAGRRRSGGGEMAGMAAAFGGGGSMVAGLPALVGRADDMVLRDKVMRLYTLMEITRYTSLRVQAAKAAGRGPGPEVSTGKLVASELVRHLRDVGLEALGPYGQLMGDDTPLGGMLQQLALFSPAISIAGGSDQIQRNIIGERVLGLPVEPRLDKDVPFGQLKVGTQ; the protein is encoded by the coding sequence ATGAAGACGGTCTCACCCTCCGACGTGCGTCAGGAGGCCGAGACGTGGTTTCGCGAGAACTGGGATCCCGAGATCCCCCTCGGCCACTGGTGGGAGCGGTTGGCGGAGAGTGGCTGGGGATTCCCCACATGGCCAGAGCGCTGGTTCGGTCGCGGCCTGGGCAGCGACCAGGCCAAGGCCGTTGACGCGGCGCGTTCCGCGGTCGGTGCGGTGGGCCCACCGAGTGGCATCGGCGTCATGATGGCGGGTCCGACGATCATCGACCACGGCACCGAACAGCAGAGCCAGCAGTTCCTCCCGAACATGGTCACCGGCAAGGACGTCTGGTGCCAGCTCTTCTCTGAGCCCGGTACGGGATCGGACCTGGCGGGGCTCCAGGCTCGGGCCGAGCGCGACGGTGACGAGTGGGTGGTCAACGGTCAGAAGGTGTGGACCTCCGGCGCCCAGTTCTCGAAGTGGGGCATCCTCATCGCCCGAACCTCGGTCGACGTCCCCAAGCACGAGGGCATCACGTTCTTCGTGATCGACATGGACCAGCCCGGCATCGAGGTCCGACCGCTCAGAGAGATGACCGGAGGCACCACCTTCAACGAGGTCTTCATGACCGATGCGCGCGTACCCCACAGCAACGTCATCGGGGAGCCGAACCGCGGCTGGGGGGTCGCGGTGACGACGCTCGCCCACGAGCGCAGCTCCCTCGGAGCGTCTGGGATGGCCAGCGCCGCCGGCGGCGTGATGATCGGGCGCAACGACCTCGATCGCCCGGCAGGCCGCCGACGCAGCGGCGGGGGAGAGATGGCCGGGATGGCCGCCGCATTCGGGGGCGGAGGTTCGATGGTCGCCGGTCTGCCGGCACTCGTCGGTCGTGCCGATGACATGGTCCTGCGCGACAAGGTGATGCGCCTCTACACGCTGATGGAGATCACGCGCTACACGAGCCTGCGCGTCCAGGCCGCGAAGGCCGCGGGCCGAGGTCCAGGGCCTGAGGTCTCCACCGGGAAGCTGGTCGCTTCGGAGCTGGTACGCCATCTGCGAGACGTCGGACTCGAGGCGCTCGGACCCTATGGACAGCTGATGGGCGACGACACTCCGCTGGGGGGCATGCTCCAGCAGCTGGCCCTGTTCAGCCCCGCCATCTCGATCGCCGGCGGGTCGGACCAGATCCAACGCAACATCATCGGCGAGCGGGTCCTGGGGCTGCCTGTCGAGCCACGTCTCGACAAGGACGTGCCCTTCGGTCAGCTGAAGGTGGGAACGCAATGA
- a CDS encoding SDR family oxidoreductase yields MTDIGFDGQVAIVTGAGQGLGREHALQLAARGARVVVNDVGGSVDGTGADAGPAQQVADEINTVGGEAVANTDSVASQAGGEAIVRTALDAFGRLDIVVNNAGILRDKSFHNLTPDLLDPVMQVHLFGAFWVTLPAWKVMREQSYGRIINTTSAAGLFGNFGQTNYGAAKMGLVGLTKALAQEGRRRNVLANVIAPGARTRMTKELLGPLADSLDPEAVTPVVVYLASDQCDVTGQILSVAGGRVSRVVVAEPLGYFSDNLTPEQVRDNWESIASLEGLIVPENANEEIGLLLKVAR; encoded by the coding sequence ATGACGGACATCGGATTCGACGGACAGGTGGCCATCGTGACCGGGGCCGGGCAAGGGCTGGGCCGCGAGCACGCGCTCCAGCTCGCCGCACGTGGAGCCCGCGTCGTGGTCAACGACGTCGGCGGTTCGGTCGACGGGACGGGCGCAGACGCTGGACCGGCCCAGCAGGTGGCCGACGAGATCAACACCGTCGGCGGCGAGGCTGTCGCCAACACGGACTCGGTGGCCAGCCAGGCCGGTGGTGAGGCCATCGTGCGGACCGCCCTCGACGCGTTCGGGCGGCTCGACATCGTCGTCAACAATGCCGGCATCCTGCGCGACAAGTCGTTCCACAACCTCACGCCCGACCTGCTCGATCCGGTCATGCAAGTGCACCTCTTCGGGGCCTTTTGGGTGACCCTGCCTGCTTGGAAGGTCATGCGTGAGCAGAGCTACGGGCGGATCATCAACACGACCTCCGCCGCCGGGCTCTTCGGCAACTTCGGCCAAACCAACTACGGGGCGGCGAAGATGGGCCTTGTCGGCCTCACCAAGGCCCTGGCCCAGGAAGGCCGGAGGCGGAACGTGCTGGCCAACGTCATCGCCCCCGGTGCCCGGACCCGCATGACCAAGGAGCTGCTCGGGCCGCTGGCTGACTCCCTCGACCCCGAGGCCGTCACCCCCGTGGTCGTCTACCTGGCGTCGGATCAGTGCGACGTCACGGGCCAGATCCTGTCCGTCGCCGGTGGACGGGTGAGCCGGGTCGTGGTCGCCGAGCCGCTCGGCTACTTCTCCGACAACCTCACGCCTGAGCAGGTACGGGACAACTGGGAGAGCATCGCATCGCTCGAAGGCCTCATCGTCCCCGAGAACGCCAACGAGGAGATCGGCCTCCTCCTGAAGGTCGCCCGGTAG
- a CDS encoding MaoC/PaaZ C-terminal domain-containing protein — protein MPRPLSAELVGLELPSVTASWDEKDVMLYALGVGARPPEDLDVIYEGRGPVVLPTYGVIPGLMAMGRVFSEVEVNPAMILHGEQAITCHRTLPPKAEVQIRGRITEVWDKGKAAVIGFEGIASDADGDIFTAAATLFVRGAGGFGGERGPSTSGKNQPPTRKPDLVVEHQTRREQAAIYRLSGDRNPLHIDPDFAEMAGFEAPFNHGLCTFGFVGRAVLASVFAGDVDSFGTLEGRFADQVWPEDTIVTKMWSEEDGAIVEASTQKGNVVLSQARATRR, from the coding sequence ATGCCGCGACCTCTCTCTGCCGAGCTGGTGGGCCTCGAGCTCCCATCCGTCACTGCTTCCTGGGACGAGAAGGACGTCATGCTCTACGCCCTGGGCGTCGGTGCGCGGCCGCCGGAAGACCTGGACGTCATCTACGAAGGGCGAGGACCGGTGGTGCTGCCCACCTACGGCGTCATCCCCGGCCTCATGGCCATGGGCCGCGTGTTCAGCGAGGTGGAGGTGAACCCGGCGATGATCCTGCACGGGGAGCAGGCGATCACCTGCCACCGCACGCTGCCGCCGAAGGCGGAGGTCCAGATCCGAGGAAGGATCACCGAGGTGTGGGACAAGGGCAAGGCAGCGGTCATCGGCTTCGAGGGGATTGCGTCGGACGCCGACGGGGACATCTTCACCGCAGCGGCCACGCTCTTCGTCCGCGGCGCCGGCGGCTTCGGCGGCGAACGCGGGCCGTCCACCTCGGGGAAGAACCAGCCACCCACGCGTAAGCCCGACCTGGTCGTCGAACACCAGACGCGTCGGGAGCAGGCGGCCATCTACCGCCTCTCGGGCGACCGCAACCCGCTGCACATCGACCCCGACTTCGCCGAGATGGCTGGCTTCGAAGCACCGTTCAACCACGGCCTGTGCACCTTCGGGTTCGTCGGACGAGCCGTGCTGGCCAGCGTCTTCGCCGGCGACGTCGACTCGTTCGGCACACTCGAGGGCCGCTTCGCGGATCAGGTGTGGCCCGAGGACACCATCGTCACGAAGATGTGGAGCGAGGAAGACGGCGCCATCGTGGAGGCGTCGACGCAGAAGGGCAACGTCGTCCTCAGCCAAGCCCGGGCCACCCGCCGGTGA
- a CDS encoding TIGR03617 family F420-dependent LLM class oxidoreductase produces the protein MKLDLMTGGLGLREVQALASAAEASGHDGLVITEAGRTAYLSCAAAALAADIDLLTGIAVAFPRSPMVTASTAWELADVSGGRFRLGLGTQVRAHIERRYNADFDHPGPRLEDYVRAIRACFAAFRGDERLDHHGEFYDLTLLPPMWSPGPIDHPDPPIDIAAVNPWMLRLAGRVADGVHVHPLNTSTYMRETVVPNLAAGAEGAGRPVRDLQVIVPAFIVVGDDDAEKQPWRDMARMQVAFYGSTPNYAFIFEQLGRDDVSPQLRTHQKAGDLARMSAVIDDDLLREFIVEATWSTAADAIAERYAGVATRVVNYFGATAWTRDPSNIEAWGAVTEALRSRATDPQRPETATP, from the coding sequence GTGAAGCTCGATCTCATGACCGGTGGCCTGGGCCTACGCGAGGTGCAGGCGCTGGCCTCCGCAGCGGAGGCATCGGGACACGACGGCCTGGTGATCACCGAGGCCGGGCGCACGGCCTACCTGTCATGTGCAGCCGCAGCGCTCGCCGCCGACATCGATCTCCTGACCGGCATCGCCGTTGCGTTCCCTCGCAGCCCGATGGTCACCGCCTCCACGGCGTGGGAGCTCGCCGACGTGAGCGGCGGGCGCTTCCGGCTCGGGCTCGGGACCCAGGTCCGGGCCCACATCGAGCGCCGCTACAACGCAGACTTCGACCACCCGGGGCCCCGGCTCGAGGACTACGTCCGAGCGATCCGCGCCTGCTTCGCCGCGTTTCGCGGCGACGAACGACTCGACCACCACGGCGAGTTCTACGACCTCACGCTCCTCCCGCCCATGTGGTCGCCCGGACCGATCGACCACCCGGACCCGCCCATCGACATCGCAGCCGTCAACCCGTGGATGCTGCGCCTGGCCGGACGTGTGGCCGACGGGGTCCACGTCCACCCGCTCAACACGTCGACCTACATGCGCGAGACGGTCGTCCCCAACCTCGCAGCAGGGGCCGAGGGCGCCGGCCGCCCCGTCCGAGACCTCCAGGTCATCGTGCCCGCCTTCATCGTCGTCGGCGATGACGACGCCGAGAAGCAGCCGTGGCGAGACATGGCCCGCATGCAGGTGGCGTTCTACGGCTCGACCCCGAACTACGCCTTCATCTTCGAACAGCTCGGCCGCGACGACGTCTCACCCCAGCTGCGGACCCACCAGAAGGCAGGCGACCTCGCGCGCATGAGCGCCGTCATCGACGACGACCTCTTGCGCGAGTTCATCGTCGAAGCCACCTGGTCGACCGCCGCCGACGCCATCGCAGAGCGCTACGCCGGCGTCGCCACCCGCGTCGTGAACTACTTCGGCGCGACGGCATGGACCCGGGATCCGTCCAACATCGAAGCCTGGGGCGCCGTCACCGAAGCCCTTCGATCCCGGGCCACCGACCCACAACGACCCGAGACCGCCACCCCGTAA
- a CDS encoding TetR/AcrR family transcriptional regulator — translation MGDGEVEARGGPAALTLQALPGRPSSALDPLLDAATACFVRHGVTRTRVPDIAAEMGVSRVTVYRQAGGVEQILGLLISRDLQRLLDGIPSFDGEEADPDLVVGILSGLITSARSHPVLQKVLRDEPAVIGPLLATELPEIIDRAGAVLSPLLDLLAAAGRIAQRDPRIVSGWLVRIGISLLLAPVEDQEGFLGEVLRPVLQGPSAEA, via the coding sequence ATGGGCGATGGCGAGGTGGAGGCACGAGGTGGGCCCGCTGCTCTGACTCTTCAGGCCCTGCCGGGGCGTCCGTCGTCTGCCCTCGACCCGCTGTTGGATGCGGCGACGGCGTGCTTCGTGCGTCATGGCGTCACCCGCACGCGCGTGCCGGACATCGCTGCGGAGATGGGCGTCAGTCGGGTGACGGTGTACCGCCAGGCGGGTGGGGTCGAGCAGATCCTTGGGTTGCTCATCTCTCGGGATCTGCAGCGCCTCCTCGACGGGATCCCGTCGTTTGACGGAGAGGAGGCGGACCCTGACCTCGTTGTCGGGATCCTGAGCGGGCTGATCACCTCGGCTCGGTCTCACCCTGTTCTGCAGAAGGTGCTGCGCGACGAGCCTGCGGTCATCGGGCCGTTGCTCGCCACCGAGCTCCCGGAGATCATCGACCGGGCCGGGGCGGTGCTCTCGCCGCTGCTCGACCTCCTTGCCGCCGCCGGCCGCATCGCTCAGCGCGACCCTCGGATCGTGTCGGGCTGGTTGGTCCGCATCGGGATCTCCCTGCTGCTGGCTCCGGTGGAGGATCAGGAGGGCTTCTTGGGCGAGGTCCTGCGTCCGGTGCTCCAGGGGCCCTCGGCCGAGGCGTGA
- a CDS encoding cyclic nucleotide-binding domain-containing protein: protein MAHSKQAEIGRCDLLAGLRRGPTRRLLAGSESFTVPAGGLILVEGDPSNDAYVLLQGALAVETRRTHLAYLTAGDHFGEVGVLTGRARSATVEAIEASQVLRIDGTRFRATFRRFGSFRAAVEDEFARRSLTVPEDRHPSTTGARHHRLPRLDLVPASA from the coding sequence ATGGCCCACTCGAAGCAGGCGGAAATCGGACGATGCGATCTGCTCGCTGGCCTCCGCCGAGGACCGACACGACGGCTCCTCGCCGGCAGCGAGTCCTTCACCGTCCCGGCCGGAGGCCTCATCCTCGTCGAAGGCGACCCGAGCAACGACGCCTATGTCTTGCTGCAAGGCGCCCTGGCAGTCGAGACCCGGCGCACCCACCTCGCCTACCTCACCGCCGGTGACCACTTCGGCGAGGTCGGCGTCCTGACCGGACGTGCTCGATCGGCAACCGTGGAAGCCATCGAGGCGAGCCAGGTGCTCCGCATCGACGGCACCCGATTCCGGGCCACGTTCCGGCGATTTGGCTCGTTCCGAGCTGCAGTGGAGGACGAGTTCGCACGACGATCCCTCACCGTGCCGGAGGATCGCCACCCGTCCACCACTGGGGCGCGACACCATCGCCTCCCCCGCCTTGACCTGGTTCCCGCATCGGCGTGA